ACACTTATCTATTACGAGGTAAACTAGGGTAGGTGGGAAAATGTAAGTCAGGCAGCCATAAGTCTCAGAGTGCACTTAAGCACCTCATATCATAGATGGCGATGGGAagaattaaatatacatatgtttacATTCTCTTTTTGCCATTACACCTtccttttttcaatttctttttctatCTCTTAGAATCTTTTTCTCTTAGTTATATCGAACcataaaaatgacaaagaaCAAAACACGAAATcttctatttataattttaatgagagAGTATGAGACTtacaacttttatttcaaagttttatataTTGAGAGTAAAGTCTTGGCCCAAGGCTACATGGCTCAGCTTCTTATGAACCTATTTATTTGATATAGGAAGGAGTTAATAGGCACAGTGGTCTGCAGCGTGTCGTGGTGTCGAGGCGAGTGGGTGGGGCTGACTCTCGTGGCACCTCTCATATCTGTGCTGTCGGCCAAACTGAGGGTAGCGCCACCTCAGCCCGCGAGACCACTTACCACACATCCGCTGCAAGATGTATTAAGTGAGTTTTATTCTTctcaaaaattaaagaattaataatagtgtgttcaaaatatgttggtaataaaatactacgagtatatttaaaatatctaccatccatctaacataaaaaaaatgaatcgtCCTATCGAGACTTATTTAGCTAATGACTTTaagccccacgttgggcgccaatagTTGTTAGGTAACTCTCAACAAAATAACTGTCCTtagtcaattattttatatttccagGTCAGATAGATGACTGTACAATTTTAGTGAGATGCGGTCACGCGTGGGGAGCGGGCGTGTACCTGGGCGGAGGGTTCGTCGTCACTTGCGCTCATGTCGTTAAATCGGTAGGAGTagctatattattttatatgtatttgatttgatttttttcatttttacacaAATCCGCGAAAAACTGTAAATAAGCAGAAATAAAGTTGAATActatttataacttattatattatgtaaacgtCTTTAATAGTACCTAtacttaatttgtaaaacattaatttccagTATCAAAGTCACAAGCTATCAGTATACTGCCGAGGAGTGAGCGAGACAGCTATAGTTCGATATAAGACGCCAGATAAGAAAGCTTACGACCTGGCCTTACTGTTCACTAACCCTGAAAGGCTAAGCCACATGAAACCGGCTATACTATCAAAGGTACCTGCTGAAAAAGGTAAGCATTATAATATCGGCTTTTCTGTAGCAACTTGCATCGGTTTTCCCGGGTTAAAAAGTTTGATTTCATACAAAGCAAGGGTATTCGAAATTTGACCGGGAGGGGGATACTATGTAGATTGCAAAATGATCACGACAGTGATATGCTATTGGTTCCTTCAAAAGAAACACTTCttacttgaatttttttatCCTACTAATTACAACTTAACTAGTTGTTAACTTaactacttaattaaaactaatatccAACTAAgtctttttttgtgttatttaaatatataacttgTCAGGTGAGTCAGTGCTAGCAGCAGGCTTCCCATACTACAACGAGTTCGACCTGACCAACCTGATCCCCACGATAACTTCGGGCCACGTGAACACAGTGTCGCCCTCTATGGTGCAGACCTCCTGCTGCGTACAGTCCGGCTTCAGCGGAGGACCCATCTTCAGGGTTACAGGGTGAGTCTATTTAGAATAATTGTGGTTTTGGACTAAGTACACGCGTCATGCCTgcgacgccattttgaaatgtatgaaaatatattcagtTTTGTACCTACTCTGACActtgaaaaccaaaaaaaaaacaaaatcttcttCTTGGAATATTATTGGTCAGTTGTAAtgaactaaatttatttatttactttgactATTTCTTTGACATTGAAAATtgcaaaacatttacaaataaatattacaacagGCTGACTTAAAGCCTACGTTCGGAAAAGGGAGCCCATCACTACCATATCAATATTAGTTATAATCAACAAATAGAGCTACGAGTGTAGGGCATTATCCACATAAcaaatcaatatattatttatacagatCAAATAACCTGGTGGAAGTGATCGGTATAATAGCCATCAACGTGACGAGTGACGGCGGCGCGTGCTTCCCCTACGTCAACATGGCGGTGCCCGTCACCGTGTTCAGCGAGCTGTTGGCGCAGTACATACTCGACAAAGGTATAGCCTCAGAGCATATCATATAGGAGCGAGACAAGTAAAACAGGAAAGACGAAGATActctaaattataaaaataatttgcatgaGGCGACACCTTGgttagccgaatggttgaggttaccacgccaaataAACTGTGCACATGcgattcgtagatcacacaatcttttgtgtgatccacgaaatcTCATTCTCAGTTTGGTTGttgttgtgcacgtgatttgtatgtttgtgaaaccctcgcgacacaaggactaaattccttagtgcgggaatcgtttaaaaaaaacataaacataatacTAATTTCCGTGAGCcggattcatatttatttagaagCGGTTAGATCACACGTATCTATACGATCGGTCGTCTACTTTTGGACCAAATATTAGTGATTGACTCCTCTAAGCTGAATCAGCGGTTCGGTTGTGGCTACAAGTGTTCGTTCGACtagtttttagttaattattttaatgttgtaggTAACTGTGTACTTAAATACGTGTGATAAAATCgttatatcaaataattaagcATAAAATCATTAGCATGTGTCTACACACATTACTTCACTCAACTCGACAATCtgtatattaatttcattatttccgTATAATTTTCAGATGAATCAAAATTGACGTCCATCGAGAACAACAAGGATATTATACAGTCGCAATGGAGGCTCATGCCGTACAGATCAAAAATTTGAAACACGGTGATTACAGCACCAACAGCTTCGTGGTGACGGTGCAATGGGGATGGTGGTAAAAGAATTCCTAGTACCTAGTCAGTTAACGTTTACATGAGTTCTGAATAAGGTGAAATGAcaatagtataatttattgatatacaTATGAATACAATACTCGAAGTACAGTGTCCTCGCGGTCGCTCGACTCCTGGTttaaggctctagacagacggtCCGCATTTCAACAGCAACCCAACCGCAAATTGCATTTCAAGTGCGGATCAAGTGCAGTTAGAAAGCAGTTGTCTTGACTGCAATATTTCTGCGAACCAAATGTACAGTCCGATTGCATTTCAACTGCAGTGGGTGTGTAATCGGACTGCACGTTTTTTCACGAAATTGCATTTGCACATGCAATTTGCGGTCGtgttgcagttgaaatgcggtccgtctgtttaCTTAATTGAAGATTCAACAGGTTTAAATATAACTGTAAGCTGGTATGTTGTTTATTACTAGATAAATCTTATGTAACAGGTCGTTTTTGTACCTACACGAAATAAACTGTAATGAAACTTGTCAGATTGCCGCGGGTCTACTGTATCTTACTATCTaagtatgtaatatattgtcgaCGTGATAATTTTCTTTATGCATTCCTTTTATAAGCATTATTTACAAATGGaactttcaaaaaaatatgtacctaattttaacaaaaagtttCGTGTGTCAGTGATTCAACGAAAATCGCCcatactgaatttaaataatatatatttatactattataacattcataaaataatgaagacTGATTGTTTTGGTAACTTCTACCTGAAAATGCGAACTCGAAGCAGCGCATAACTGATAACTAAATTGTAGTCATCGTAGAAATGAGACTGGGCTAAAATGCGTGTAGTGGTATCTCGCTTGCACAGTAAAATCAGTACAGTGGGCTTACCTCTTGAATTCATAGTGGTTGCCTTTGTCAAAGTGAGACAACCTTCGATATTACCCAGACTGTACTGATATCCGATTGATATCAACAACTGTGCATTACGTGAATGGGGGTTCGAACCACGCGTGAACCAAGCATTTTCGTAAACCACaaatgcttgctctgagtctgtgtgtctttgtgcatgtgacttgaatatttgttaaCCCCTCCGACACAAAGATGACAATCCTTAGTGTATtagttagttaaaaaaatacaagttaacaGTTTGACAATGGAAGATCCGCtgattttaaagcaaataagaAAACTATCAAAGtaatgtgaatattatttataccattgttattatgatatatttaattctgatcaataaatttaagttaTCTTAATGtatctttaagtttttaaatacagttATGTATTTCGTTAAAacattttgtctttttattttttctttgctatTGATTTCCGTTAAGAGAATCCTTATCTTAtaaaacgccatctagtctcaaaaaacaaaacattgcttgtattataattgttaatccGCTTTTTTTAGGTATTAGCACTAAGATGAATAGAGAGTCTgaatatttgtctttttatacaaaaactaatttaaataacaaacgaaTGAACTATTTCAGTAGTACATTTGATTTGCTAGTACCTAGTTATAGTTGTTTTAGTCGCTTTTCCTTTTTGTCTGAGTAATTAGACAAAAAGACTCCCCAAGATTGTGTATCTTCTATAAGCATTTATACAAATAGAGTATAggcacacaaaatattttaaaatcgtttttacaataaataatttccgCTTCTGCACAGAATAATCTAACTTATCACACATACATACTTCTTgagtgggaattgaacccacgacttCAGGTGTAGCATTCAGGAGACTTACCACGACATCGAAATACTTTCAGTTATTGCTGCTTGATGAATAAAATCAACTAATAACGTACAACTGGGCTGTAAGTGGTTTTCTTTATTCTTGATTTAAAAACTCCTTGGTGTAATTTTGCTTTCAAATTCAAACCTCCTTTGAATCTGTCATTCTAGACTTCTATGAgaacgattttattttgtatcgcacaataaaattttgtatttatactaAACAATGGCTCGTAAACAAGCATTATCGATCCAAGAAACTGTTGAAAATAATGAGGATTTCGAGCACTTTATTCAAAGTCATTCCGACGTGCTGATTTGTAAGTATCCAGTTGTTTGTATGAGAAAGGACATATTTAATTCCAAAAGCAGTTCAATGCAAGTGTTCTGTTTTTATCTCACGCATCTGCACTTTGTATCGGTACAAAGTGCAGATCGcctttctttatttttgccTTTAGACGAGACTTGCCACCGAGCcttttacaaaagtaaatttCTGTTTGGTaggtctatttatttaattatttgcgtAAAAAGATCTAAGTAGTAGTCGACAGGTTACCCAAACATATTGAatcaaaatacacattttttaaaagcattaatATGATAAGATGCAATGCTAGTATCACCACTTGCTAGTAAGAGTACTGGTAATCGACGTCACGAGagttttatttcactgtatccccttattttttgtatacgagataaaaggaaaaatccgattcctatttattttggaaatatgaCGGATggactaaacatatttttttttttaatgaaattacttttacggattttatcgcggtttaatgtttgattttagttcccgacgtttcgacacctttgcaagTATCATGTTCACGgtaaacattaaaccgcgatattcaatgtctaacattcgcgtaaacctaagaaaccactaaatatcttatttttactGAACTGAACCCCTACCGTATTTATGTCTTTAGGTATGGAAGTATACTCTGAGTTCTGTGGCCCCTGCCTAGCAACCGGCAACGCCGTAAGAAAAGGCAAGCTGGAGATCGGTCAAGATAAAATCGCTATGGTCAAGGTACATGTTTTTTATGTCCAGCTAATTTTTAAACTACATATGTcccttttgtattttttcacaactttcacacgaCGCCATTTAttctcaaactaagtaaagcttcTATTATGAAAACAAGACCTAGACAGCATATTTACCTCTTAATacaactttttgtttaaatttcagtGTTGCTCTGATCATATCGATGCTTTAGCGAGATTTAAAGACAAGAGTGAACCTGTATTCCTATTCATACTggtaatacttttttattaactttcatGAGGTAGATTCACAATTGTTTAAGGACGGTTCACACACGCGTATCTATCAGGATGGCCCAAATAGTTTGAGCCCCTCCGGTGCTGCACGAGTCGAACAGGTAGTCTCGTCAGTTGGGTCCGGTGGCCTAAAAGAGGCTAGGCTAGTTGCCTTGGACTTGATATGTAGTCTTGAGGACCCTGTGGTTATCAGCAATTTAGGTGATATCTGTGGTCCAGCAGTGAACCGCAATATGCtgagataaaataattacccTAGGCCTAAACAAAAGAGTAACCAACTAATTTCATCTGCAGAATGGCAAACTAACGCGAGCGATGTTTGGCCCCAACGGAATAGATCTGTGCCGTATCATAGAAGAAGAACTAGGTTTCTTACAGCAGGAACAAGAAGGAAAGAAGATCGATCGGCCGCGCCTCGAAATAAATGAGATGCTGCCAGAAGAAGCGGTACGTTAAACGACTTTGATAAtggtttaaattttgaaaaatattgtatcttgcgttctaaaatacattatattttataaaaaaatctttcttttaTTGCTACTTACTTAaggttaatttaatataacgcgaaggtaaagttataaaatacaatGCACATAGAATGCAAATTTTAAGCAAAAGACgatcatatttacaaataataaaataacaaaattcatacTCTAGATAGGACTTGCACTTCGACTCCTGGCTAAATGCGCAAGTGGATGCACCTATGCTGCCAAGAGAGAGATAGTAGATACACAAAGTAATTGTAATTCGAGACGAGTCTCATAAAACAAAAGCGTTATTAGCAAATCATCTAGGCAGTAACTATtcagtatataataaaaaaaacctgtcagatcaattaatttcaagttGGAAACACTATAGTGGTTTCTttggtttacgcgaatgttagacattgaaattaaactacttttacggattttatcgcggtctgcccgtgaccatgatacctgcaaaggtcgAAAGGTCGGGAACTAGAATCCAAAATGtaaccgcgataaaatctgaaaaattagtttcatttcaatggaaACACTTTACTAAAGGGGACTAATTTGGTAGTGAGCTGATcatttattagattttatttagaaatggttaattattaaattattgtctgACGGagtataaagatttttaagtactttttaaacCCAAGCCATCCCATCGTcctcaaataaaactattaaacccATTTAAAGTgttcaaactttaaaaacacCGTGTCTTGTGAACATccatcaaatttaaaatcactAGACTTACATGGGGATTGCAGTAGTCTTACTTTTGTAGGCGAAAATGCAAGAGAACTTGAAGATTGAGGAGGAGTACCGTGAAGCAGCCGAGAGGCTCCGCGTGCTGACGCTAGCGGCTCGGAAGAAGAGAGTGAACGAGCGCCTCTCGCAGAACATCAAGCGGCTGAACTTCATCATGTTCTGGCCCCACTGCCACCAGGCCCACTACGACTTGTATGAGAAGTGGGACATGATCAGTAAGGCTTTCGGCTTCTCACTTTCATAACAGCAACTTCTTTTGATATTCGTCTTATTTCGAGAGGTGGTGGCAAGCGGTGGGAGGAGACAAAAGCagtcatttttattacatcttataatatattatttgttgaaatCGAGTTCAAAAGACTCAAATATATTTGCGGCTTTGacaaatatttcgataaaacGAGCTATTCACAATGCGTATCCAATATGTTTTGGAAATCTCTCTGAAGAACTAAACTTTTCttatgtaagtaaatattcCTGGCTTCCGCGTGgacgatatttataaaatcgtaTCGTTGGATCTTTGCAGACATCACGGTAGCTGCCAAGGACACGTTCCAGCTGGACGAGCGCAGCGCTCGCGAGGCTCTGTACATGAGCGACGTGGACCCGAACGAGGCGTGTCTGCACGCGCTGCTCGAGGGCAGGGTGCTGGTCGTGCTCTTCAAGATGTTCGAGACCGACACCAGAGACTTTGTCAGTTAGTACTTAGAACTTTCGTAACCCTGCCTCTAGCTGATGTTTAGTCGTTTGTatagtccaaaaaaaataaaaacaaacaatgtaaATCAGAAACACTGGATTATTTCTGCCAACCTCGCGATTGATGAGTTTAACGTCGGAATATAAAACATCGCCAGTAAAACCTATTCATGAAAATTTCACAACGAGAAAATtcgaaataatacaaaaaatctgTCATTACTTACTTTGCCCGTTAGGCAACATATTTATTCGACCAATTGTTTCAAATTCAGAGCTGATGCGCTACACGCTGTACGAGGAAGTCCCGCCGCCCAAAGAGGACGTGCCTCCGGAGAAGCAAGTCCCGCCGGTGCCCGCGTACGAGCGCTACGCCACTATCAGCAAGTCTGCTCGCGAGGTCCGCCGCGACAGATACAACGCGAAATTGCGCAAATTGGTCAGTTTATCACTTATGTATCATGCAAAAGATGTTGCATCACAATTGTAGTCTCTTACTTTGAGAGAAAATGGTAAATGTTTActagtaatttatatgtatgttagtctgtaaggtatcAATGGGCCATGTcgcctgaaaataaaataaattgaattgaatataattttattaaattattcttaatacaAGAATAGGACAAGGATAGTATGAGGTTTCTAAAGTGACGCGATATTCAAGATGTTTTGGGGAAGATAAAGAGAGAAAAACACCCTAAACCCTTTTTTTATTACGAGAAGTGAACTGCTAGACAAGATCATATTTTCAGAATAGACTGTAACAATATGTTTTTGTCACAGATGTAGGtcacatatttataattgtattaccAGCAAGAAGAACAAAAGGACCGCGAACGCTTGGCTGCTGAACAGGAGCGTCTGGCTCGAGAGGCGCAGGAGGAGGCGGCGAGGCTGGAGAAGCAACGCCAAGAAGAAGCGCGGATGGCCAGGATAGCCGCAGGGGTAAAGTTATACAACTGGCTGAACTATACTAGTAGCTTTAATGACCGCACTATTAGCTGAATGGTAGAACCGCGTCAGTTACCATTGCGCTTGACAGTTTGCGACTCCTATTTATCTCCTTGGGATAGCGACAAAAGATATGGGTTTTAATGATACATATATAACAAGCTCCCTGTCGTTGAATCAAAATAACTCCCCGCAAAATGTTAGGCAAAAGCctattccaaaatataaaaccaaCTCTGTTATAAGTCCTATACCCAAATCCATATACGAACAATCCAATAACAGATCACGGTATCTACTGAATTACCTCTTTAGTTACCAGCGGATCCAGAACCGGAACCAGCTCCGGCTCTAGAGGTGCCGGAAGGCGGTGAAGTTCCGGAAGAAGAAGTAAAGGAGGGAGAAGCTAAAGTGGAGAAAGCGGAGACGGAAGTATCGGAGGTCACTGAAGCCACTGAAATCACGGAAGTCACTGAAATTTTAGAGGTATTTCTTTCACCAATAACGGGTgtaatgtaaaattatcattccGTTATGTAACATTACCATGCCGTGTTAAGTCTAGCTGTTATTAAGGTAACTTAATCCTGGTTTTTCAAAAAGGCAAAATATTGCTAATTCGTTGCAATTAGATATAACACCAACTTTAACACTGACGACAGTAGATACTCGCAGCTTTTGCGCACGAGCTAGTTACaaatttttttaacgactcccgccttaaggaatttaatccttgtgtcgcgaggggtttcacaaacatacaattcacatgcacaaagacacccaggctcaggacaagcatttatggatcacacaaaatgtttgtcctacgtggggatcgaaaccgcgacacgtcgccgcgcacagtgggtttggtgtggtgatctcaaccattAGGCTATCATTGAGAGAGTCGTTTGAAAATCCAACATGTATAGTTAGATAGGTCTATGAGTACAATTGTGATAGCATTGAAAACCGTATCTCTATATTTATAGGCGGATGAAGTGCCAGGAGACGAAGAGAAAGTAGAAGAAGAGGAAGAGTTCCACTCTGACATTGAGGTGGAGGGGGAGGACTACATTCCTCCGGGAGGCCTGTTCGTGCCCGGATTGTACACGCCGGCCAATGAACTGGCCAAGGCCAATGGCCTGGCGTACTTCTACCCGAAGGTAATTCATTGGCCGCTATCCCAGTagcgttttatattttaaaatttgcttGCAACATTGTCATTTGCGTCTGTTTAACGATATGGTAATGGCGCTGAGTAGTCGTTGCAGTAGTACTGTACCCGAAAATTGCGGcttaatgttatgttattgACATCATAACAAAAATGTCTTgtcatataaaatatactaatgCCAGCCTTTAAATTCCTACAGTAAAGCAGAGGCCAATAATCATAAAGGGAAAGTTTCAGAATTGATCATCAGATTAGCTCATTATGTTTTGACAATTTCAGAGTTTAGTGTTTGGTATCTAGNNNNNNNNNNNNNNNNNNNNNNNNNNNNNNNNNNNNNNNNNNNNNNNNNNNNNNNNNNNNNNNNNNNNNNNNNNNNNNNNNNNNNNNNNNNNNNNNNNNNNNNNNNNNNNNNNNNNNNNNNNNNNNNNNNNNNNNNNNNNNNNNNNNNNNNNNNNNNNNNNNNNNNNNNNNNNNNNNNNNNNNNNNNNNNNNNNNNNNNNNNNNNNNNNNNNNNNNNNNNNNNNNNNNNNNNNNNNNNNNNNNNNNNNNNNNNNNNNNNNNNNNNNNNNNNNNNNNNNNNNNNNNNNNNNNNNNNNNNNNNNNNNNNNNNNNNNNNNNNNNNNNNNNNNNNNNNNNNNNNNNNNNNNNNNNNNNNNNNNNNNNNNNNNNNNNNNNNNNNNNNNNNNNNNNNNNNNNNNNNNNNNNNNNNNNNNNNNNNNNNNNNNNNNNNNNNNNNNNNNNNNNNNNNNNNNNNNNNNNNNNNNNNNNNNNNNNNNNNNNNNNNNNNNNNNNNNNNNNNNNNNNNNNNNNNNNNNNNNNNNNNNNNNNNNNNNNNNNNNNNNNNNNNNNNNNNNNNNNNNNNNNNNNNNNNNNNNNNNNNNNNNNNNNNNNNNNNNNNNNNNNNNNNNNNNNNNNNNNNNNNNNNNNNNNNNNNNNNNNNNNNNNNNNNNNNNNNNNNNNNNNNNNNNNNNNNNNNNNNNNNNNNNNNNNNNNNNNNNNNNNNNNNNNNNNNNNNNNNNNNNNNNNNNNNNNNNNNNNNNNNNNNNNNNNNNNNNNNNNNNNNNNNNNNNNNNNNNNNNNNNNNNNNNNNNNNNNNNNNNNNNNNNNNNNNNNNNNNNNNNNNNNNNNNNNNNNNNNNNNNNNNNNNNNNNNNNNNNNNNNNNNNNNNNNNNNNNNNNNNNNNNNNNNNNNNNNNNNNNNNNNNNNNNNNNNNNNNNNNNNNNNNNNNNNNNNNNNNNNNNNNNNNNNNNNNNNNNNNNNNNNNNNNNNNNNNNNNNNNNNNNNNNNNNNNNNNNNNNNNAAGACCCCTACAATGCAGAGCACATAGCTTACAGCATCAAGCAATATGACAAGATGGAACGCCCGAGAAAATAGTAtgttcaaaatacattttactaaaatcCACTTGAAcgaattttcaaacaaatttccaaaaaaaacattacattaggCGAACAACTAGTTCGGGACCAAAACTAAGCACGCGCGACGCTTTAGTGTAACAAGCCAGCAATGGCGGTTAAAACGCGTGAACAGCCGTTGCTTTGTTTAAGGATGACCCTGAATCTTTTTTTCACT
This genomic stretch from Trichoplusia ni isolate ovarian cell line Hi5 chromosome 25, tn1, whole genome shotgun sequence harbors:
- the LOC113505351 gene encoding peroxisomal leader peptide-processing protease-like, with translation MAVEGVMVTYNYSEDGEYANILTVSASGIRFSKRWVLTHGSILSPLKEAKIIKKAKGKPILSDEFYANLPEMHVTCEKKQSINPNLYESVEKLSRERNSQHSDLDHSSYLIRVLTGRICHVWQCPILDRCADDILYSWTIGHRDGDIDSQMKLGNALFSVFVLIDLESDKRGVESLRPLSYLLDVVRAPTGRGSTLEVHSTPFGCEVFLNAITRGSICGVVGKRPSLLLTDAATALGSEGGPVFNEGPTKELIGTVVCSVSWCRGEWVGLTLVAPLISVLSAKLRVAPPQPARPLTTHPLQDVLSQIDDCTILVRCGHAWGAGVYLGGGFVVTCAHVVKSYQSHKLSVYCRGVSETAIVRYKTPDKKAYDLALLFTNPERLSHMKPAILSKVPAEKGESVLAAGFPYYNEFDLTNLIPTITSGHVNTVSPSMVQTSCCVQSGFSGGPIFRVTGSNNLVEVIGIIAINVTSDGGACFPYVNMAVPVTVFSELLAQYILDKDESKLTSIENNKDIIQSQWRLMPYRSKI
- the LOC113505253 gene encoding uncharacterized protein LOC113505253 — its product is MARKQALSIQETVENNEDFEHFIQSHSDVLICMEVYSEFCGPCLATGNAVRKGKLEIGQDKIAMVKCCSDHIDALARFKDKSEPVFLFILNGKLTRAMFGPNGIDLCRIIEEELGFLQQEQEGKKIDRPRLEINEMLPEEAAKMQENLKIEEEYREAAERLRVLTLAARKKRVNERLSQNIKRLNFIMFWPHCHQAHYDLYEKWDMINITVAAKDTFQLDERSAREALYMSDVDPNEACLHALLEGRVLVVLFKMFETDTRDFVKLMRYTLYEEVPPPKEDVPPEKQVPPVPAYERYATISKSAREVRRDRYNAKLRKLQEEQKDRERLAAEQERLAREAQEEAARLEKQRQEEARMARIAAGLPADPEPEPAPALEVPEGGEVPEEEVKEGEAKVEKAETEVSEVTEATEITEVTEILEADEVPGDEEKVEEEEEFHSDIEVEGEDYIPPGGLFVPGLYTPANELAKANGLAYFYPKVIHWPLSHKAEANNHKGKVSELIIRLAHYVLTISEFNPYNAEHIAYSIKQYDKMERPRKYQDRLALMVSRKRSLPLLQLAGLNPIYISSDVISGERECLSMFPVGYGDDHEEIESVKEEEVVVSDEPFQQEVQEAEPDEPTAEDEEEDDEEPEPDQE